The genome window TCAACCCTCCCCCCGGACCCATGGGATCATATCCTGGCCCAGTGTCGAGCCAAGAACTCGCGGCAAAGTGCGGCAGTTTCCGCGAgtgggcgcgcgcgatcgtcgagcgcgagtgcaGCGCCGAGCTGTTCGAGGATCGGTGGCGGTTCTACTCTTTCGAAGAGTATGCGCGAGTTGTAGGTGCGCAGCGGTTCGCGCTGGAGATGGGCGAGATGTGACATTTTTTCAACGCGATCGATACACTGGAGCCAAGAAGGTGGAAAGGAAGGTTGAGCGTGTGATCCACTGATCCACTAAGCAGCATTTGTAGGGATAAGAGTGCAGGGCGGCCCGTCATCGATCATGTGCGCCCTCGCACTCTGTTTCCCACCCACACAGTCATCTACCCAGTCATCCCTTAGCCAACTCTCTCTTCTTCGCATCTCTTCTTTACATTTCCACTTGACCTGATCCCACACATCTCGGCTCTCAATCTTAACCATCTCCGAACAAGTCTCATCGGAACACAATTGTACAACCAAGAGGAacttcttcctcgtcctACGCTAACCACACTTACGCCTTCTTAGGGAAGAGGCGCGCCAGCGATTGGAGCAAGGCGAGGTTCTCGATGTCCTTgttgtcctcctcctgctcgcTGATGCCGTACCGGGGGTTGGCCGAGCTCTTGACGATCGTGACCCCACGCACCGGGTTGACGTACACAAACTGGTTGTAGACGCCGATGCCGGCGAATTCGCCTTCGTCTCCAGGCGGCACCCACCACTGGTACCCATACCCGAGGGGGAGATTGTGTCCGCCGACGATAGGCTGTCCGGGCTCACGCAGGGGACCATCGACAGTCGTTGCCTCCTTCACCCACTCCTTGGGCACGATCTGGCGCCCGTTCCACTCTCCGTCGAGGCGGAACAGTTCGCCAATCTTGGCAAAGTCCTGTGCGGTCAAGTTGAGCCCGCCATACGTGTGCTCGACGTTACGGTTATCGAGCAGCCAATAACCGGGGTACCGCATGCCGAGGGGCTCATAAAGCTTCTCCTGCATGTAATCGGTAACGCTGCGGCCAGTTGCGCCTTTGACTAGACGTTAGCACTGCATTGGAAGCAGACCCACCcagggcgccgaggacctgCGTTTCTGCCGAGTTGTACCGGCAAACAGTGTCtggctcgacctcgcgcaccaTGGACGCAATAAAGTCATCGAGGCATCCGCCGTCTTCTCCGCTGGCTGCACGGCCAAACAGCGCAATATCACTGTTGGGGTCCGAGTAGTCCTCGTTCCATCTAGCGCCCGACGACATGCGGAGAACAGTGCGGATGGGAACGCCGTCATATGCGCTCCCAGGCTGAACCTTGACGTATTTGCTAATAGGCTCGTCGAGGGACTTGATGTGTCCCTCAGCGTGGGCGATACCGACcagagtggaggtgaaGCTCTTGGCAACGGACATGGAGAGCCACGGCACCTCCGGGCCGCTGGTGAGCCAGTACTCTTCGAACGCAACCTTGCCGTCGTGCAGAACAAGGAGGGCGCCAGTCGCCGTATCCTTCAGCAACTCTGATACAGAATGCTCCTtcccgtcgccgccggtgTACGTCTCGGGCAAAGTGAGTTTGTCGCCGTCTGGGAAGATGTGGGGGTTGGCACTGGGCTTGAGGGTCGAGACGGTGCCCAGCTCGTGCAAGCGGCAGAACTGCTCGTGCTGCGGCTTGCCGCTGAACAGGCCCATGTCGAAGAGAGTGAATGCCTTGTTGTCGCCCATTGTGAGATTGTCGCCCATTGTGAGATGTGCGGGGTTGGACGGCGTGTTGTTTCCTTATTAGTGCTGCGGCACGCCGCAGCACCGGTCGCCGGGTATCGTCTCCGGGTAACATTGCGCTGCCCACATCCCACATCCTGGCGCACAGGAACTGTGTCGTTGTAGTCGGAGTGGTTGGTTTGTGATTTTGCCGAGCGGAGCACGAATGATCTTGTCCACATGATCTTGAGCTATCGGTTATCGCTTAGGAGGATGGCTGGGATGGTCGCCGACCCCCGACACGTTCGCGACCGGATGCGACACACCCAGTCACAGGTGCGGCAGCTGGCTCGTTGTGACATGGGCACTAGTCGCTGCCCACCAGTCACCAGTAACAGGGGTCCGCAGTCGGGGTGGTGGATGAATTAGATGACCCGGTTGATCCGCGATCCACGATAACCCGGCTCCGGGAATTCCTCGGCATCTTTCCCAGCCCAACAAGATACGTTATTGATACGTTCACCAAGTGCAGACCTGGCTGTTCTGGAGGACAAAAGAGGATACTTTAGTGACGACATCTGAGAGATTCGAACTCTCGCGTGCAGAGCACACGGCCTGCTTGCAAGCAATAGCAAGGCCGCCCGATAGGCCACTACGGGAAGATGCCTTGGGGGTTTGGAACTTTGGAGGGGGCATATGAACGAATCGATCTCCTGGTCACGCTGACTTTGAGTGTCATGGCTGACACGGGATCTGAATCTGGATCTCTTGCAATTATACAATCGGTAGCGTGAGGTATGTTGGCTGACATCTAAATGGCTTGGCCATCGCTCGCGCCTTTGGAACGACAGGCCACACATCGGCCTTGAACTGGATTGAACTGGCAAAGGTCGGCAAAGCCATGgatgcgccgcgccgagtGAGTTGATTGAGAGCCAAAAGTCGACAAACAAACCAACACAATCACTTCTGGGCTGGGAAACACACACGGCATTCGTAAGCAGACTGACCAACCGATGGGCTATGTCAAAGTCTACTGTAGGAAACGCTCGAGGGGTTCAGGGGTTTAGAATCCAACGGAATCAACCAAAGTCGTAATTGCATTGATTAAACACACGCTGATCGGATGGACGCGTCGTGGTCTGATGATCCGATGGAAACACGGATGGGATTTGCGGGCTAGGCACAACCAGAAACATTCAGGAAGTCAGGAAAGATAAAGTCTATCCTTCTTTAGCTACTTTGACGTGAATTTGAGTGCAAGCATCAGGTTGATGATTCAAAACTCATCAGGTCATCAAGGGGATGATGTTACCAGGGGCAGTGTGGCAGTGTTATGCTTCCCTTTGAATCCTTGGTTGGAACATGGCCAACCCATCACTCCCCCACTCTACCTAACGTAAACTCTTTCTCTTCAGACGTCTGGCCTTTCTCTTCAGACGTCTGGCGCTCTTTTACTCTTTTTTTTATTTTATTCAAGTCAACTGGCTTGTTGCTCCAGCTCAGGGTTCGCTTTCACCTGGTGCACTAGGCCTTGATccgacgcgccgccacaCCAGTCGCGCCAGACTGGTActgcgtcgcgtcgcgccgcctcaaAGAACGCGACAACCTCCAGACGTGATATGGTATATATATTCCTCCTCGCAGtcatcctcttccagcTACTCTCAACCTTTCTTCATCGCCCTCAACTTTGCTCGACTAACTTTGCTTCAACAGTCAACCATGCTGGCCCTCCCGCTCCTTTTCTCCGTCATGGCTGCTTCGGCTGTTGCCTCTCCCATGCCCGCTACCCACGACTTCCTCCCCGCCCGCTACTTGCCCGTCACGCGTGCGGTCGAGAACCTCGGCAACGCCCTCCAGGGACGCCAGGCCGGCACCTGTCGGGCTGGCACTTCTGAGTGTGGTGCTGACGGGTGCTACCCCCTCGATGGTTCCACCTGCTGTGGTGCCGGTAAGTTGGTCCTTGCTTGCTGCCTTGCTTGCTGCCTTGCTTGCTGCCTTGCTTGCTGCCTTGCTTGCTGCCTTGCTTGCTGCCTTGCTTGCTGCCTTGCTTGCTGCCTTGCTTGCTGCCTTGCTTGCTGCCTTGCTTGCTGCCTTGCTTGCTGCCTTGTTTGCTCCTTGCTTGCTGCTTTGCTTGCTCCTTGCTTGATCCAAGTCTCGCTGACCCCCAGATGGCACCTACTGTGAACCCGGCCTCCGCTGCGAACCTGACGGATGCTGCCCCTTCGGCAGGACATGCACCGGTTCGGCGGGCACAAGGACTGTCTCCTTCACTGGTACTGAGACTAGTACCTCTACCGCTCTCTTCGGCGGCGTGTCTAATgccgccgcgacctcggcggGTGCTGGCTCGTCGGACACTGGCTCGTCGGGTACTGGCAGCTCCGGCACTGGCTCGTCTGGTACTGGCTCGTCTGGTACTGGCTCGTCTGGTACTGGCAGCTCCGGCACTGGCTCGTCCGGCACTGGCAGCTCCGGCACTGGCTCGTCCGGCACTGGCTCGTCCGGCACTGGCTCGTCCGGCACTGGTTCGTCCGGCACTGGCTCGTCCGGCACTGGTTCGGGTGTCAGTGGCTCCTCCGGCACTGGCTCGTCTGGCGCTGGCTCGGCTGTCAGTGTCGCTCCTGT of Cutaneotrichosporon cavernicola HIS019 DNA, chromosome: 4 contains these proteins:
- a CDS encoding uncharacterized protein (Beta-lactamase class C and other penicillin binding proteins), which codes for MGDNLTMGDNKAFTLFDMGLFSGKPQHEQFCRLHELGTVSTLKPSANPHIFPDGDKLTLPETYTGGDGKEHSVSELLKDTATGALLVLHDGKVAFEEYWLTSGPEVPWLSMSVAKSFTSTLVGIAHAEGHIKSLDEPISKYVKVQPGSAYDGVPIRTVLRMSSGARWNEDYSDPNSDIALFGRAASGEDGGCLDDFIASMVREVEPDTVCRYNSAETQVLGALVKGATGRSVTDYMQEKLYEPLGMRYPGYWLLDNRNVEHTYGGLNLTAQDFAKIGELFRLDGEWNGRQIVPKEWVKEATTVDGPLREPGQPIVGGHNLPLGYGYQWWVPPGDEGEFAGIGVYNQFVYVNPVRGVTIVKSSANPRYGISEQEEDNKDIENLALLQSLARLFPKKA